The DNA sequence gcccttcttcagactagactgCCTCTGGTTCTATCCTCTTTGCCTCATCAGCATTACCTGCTTGGAATTCTCTCCCCTGTACTAATTCAGTCATCTATTACGAACTGCTGAAAACTCTTTATTGTGCCCCAAATACTCAGCACCTTGTTCACTCCAGAATTCTTTTATTGCCTCTCCAAATGATAAAACTGCTATATCAATGACGCTTTGTGTTCAATCTGGTCGATATACAATAAACTGAGATATGTCATAGTTATTGTGAAACAGATGTAGTTGCTGCAGGTAGCTCCAAATTCTAATTCTTGCTGCCTCTCTCACCACCTTTCCCCAGTTATGCTTCAGTAAGGACACCAATATTGACATTGTCGTAAACAGGTACGAAGTTTAACAAATGCATGCATAATATTGATAGATTTGTGCAGTTCACTGACATTGAAGCTCTTATTTTGACAAAGGCATCCTTTTGATTGGAAAAACTAGCAATGCTAAGTACCTTTTCTGCAGATAGAAAAAAATGCACTTGAACCGGAATAGCTAAGTAGTTTGTAAATGGTGAGGTTCGAAAATGTTGTATTAAGATTCAGATGCAGCAAGCAGGTAGGAAAACTAATGGCGTGCTGGTCTTTTATGCAAGAAACTGTGAGCAAAAGATTAAAGATGTCTGACTATAATTATATGGGACCCTGGTGAGATCATCTGTGGAACATGCTGACGTGGTGGGGTTGGAGGCAGATTAGAAAGTGGCAGCTATGAGACTTTTAGACAGGCAtagggatatgtagggaatggcgggatgtggatcacgtgtaGAGTTATGTGCCAAGCTATACAAATCACTTGGGATCATGTTTGGCAAGGacagtgttgtactgttctatgttctatatatacTTTATACAGTtttgcacctctaaactaaattggatatACTTGCTGTGACGGGAGAGTAGCAAAGATCCACCACAGTTGTTCCTGGAATGGCAGATCTGTCATGTGCGGAAAGATTGAAtaatttggctttctgtgctcaagagtttaaaaatgttgaacatttctgTGATGTCAGCTTAAGGATGCATCTCCGTCCTTGGCTAAGTACTCTAGAGCCAGGCCAAATCAGAGGTTAACCACTTCGgagttttcatgcaaagggtgttCAATATTTTGGATGTTGTATCTTGAAGAGATGTGACAACTGAGCCATTGATTGCACTCAGCACTGAGGTTAATAGATTTCTGCAGCTCAGGGACTCAGGAATATGGTGTTGAGGAACTTCAACTATTCCTTTTttctcccccagagatgctgcctgagttactccagcatttttgtgtctctcttcgttaAATGGTGTTGAGGTATCAGCTCAACCATGACTTTTCCGAATGGTGGGAAAAGATTGAGATCCCATTTACCTGTGCCAGTTCTTGCACTGGCATAGCTGGCTGGTCCTTTAAGATTCAAGTTTTCTGTAGGCTGAAAATATTCAGACTTTTATTTTTCTAATGCTGACGATGTAACAAGGATTTTGATGGGTATTTTTTTAAAATCCTGTTGATAGAGATTAACAATTGGAAAATTCACTTGCATCGGTCTGAATagaaataattttgattataccCTTAAAATAATGGTTCTCCAACTTGAATCTTGTTCAATGGCAATAAGAAAATATTTGTAATATGTGCAGGAATAGATTTTACAATAACATAGTTACTCTGTGAAATCTGCATTTCTTCAAATATAAGcaataatttattttatcttcACAATAACCACATAATTTACCTGACTACATCATCATATCCACTAGAGTACGAAGCACTCAACCACCTACACTTTACTTGGACAATACACTTTTAATTTACAGACTAATCGTACAATACATGGCTGAACAAGTGTGAGAGTTAAAAAAACGTTGAATGTTAATTTGATGTTCCCATGTTGCAGCATAGAAAGTAATGTAAGAGCTGGCAGCTCAAGTATGCAAAGCTATTGGGATTGGCGTCATATAGTTTTAATAACATAGACATAATACAAAAGAAACTTGTGTAATGATTAACAGACATAAAATCAGATTTTTAAGTTACAATAGCAATAGTATAATATGAAATATGGCTCTTTTTTAATACAAATAGTGAGATTGATGACCATGGTATGTACGTACTGTATGGATGGTGGGGACTTGTGACCTACAAACAGTTACCACATTTATAAATCTTGTAAAAGTGAATCAGCAACTGCTTGTAAAAACCACGATTCAGATCAAAAGCAGTCCTCGGATAGAAAAAAGTGACATGCCACATTTAACGAGGCAATTGTATGCTACCTCAAAATGGATAGCGtccttatatatataaaaaaaacaagtgTCTCCTTTTACACAGTAGTGACCGAGAGGAAGGAATTGTAGACCCTCGTGCCGTCTGGTGACTTGGCACCGTGTGTCATGAGTTCCTGGATGGTCATCCAGTTGTCGAAGATCTTCTTGTTGCGCTTCCTCATCATCTTTCTGTGGCTGAGCTCGATGATGCTCACCTCCCTCTTGCCGTCGGCGCCGTCACCCTGCGGGCCCTCCCGCAGGCACTCAAGGCGGCTGCGCAGCATGAGCTCACGCCGCCGCCGTTGCTCGCGGGCGCGCGCCGCGTGCTGCTTACGCTCCTCACGGCTCCAGTAACGACCCGTCTTCAGCTCGCTCACCGCGTCGTCGTCCGTCGTCAGGCCGCGGCGCTCCTCGCGGATCCGGAGCGCACGCTCGCGCAGCAGGCGGTCGCGTGCCGGCCGCTTGGTGATGTAGCGCGAGCCGTCGCTGCGCACCTTCACCTTCCAATCCAACTTGGAGCCACCGGccatctccccctcaccccctgcccTCTGCGAGTCCTTGCAGGCGCTGACCAGGCTGAGCTGGCTGTTGGCGTACTCCACCGCCGACTTCTGCTGGATCAGGTGCATGTAGCTCTGGTAATGGCGGGCGTGGGCGGGGATGTTGACGTGCCTGTGAGGGGAGCTGTGGTAAGGCGACAGGTAAGGGATCCGCTCCCCGCCACCGCACTCCTGCTCCCCCGACTTGCTCCCCTCTGTCAGGTTCCCCGGGTCCTCCCCAGGCACAGCTGTCTCTGGCGTCTCCGAGGAGCTGCTGACGGCGGGGCTGGCTTCCCTGGGCGATGGCGGTGCCTGCTCGACGGCGCTCCGTAGGTTCTTCTTGTTGATGATGCAGACCATTCGCTGGAGAGAGCTGTCCGGGGAGCGGTCCACCGTAAGCGGGGTGCTGCGGCAGCTCTCGGCCGTGTTGTAGGCGCTTGTGCTGTCCTTGTCcgatttctcagggtgctccaggaTGTCGGCCAGCTTCCCCCTCTGTGTGTCGACACTGGTGTTGTAGTTCCTGAAGCTGCTGCCATGGATGGACCACACGTCCCCATACTCCTCCCTCACCTTCTGCAGCTGGTGAGCCTGCATGATGTTCTGGCACTCCAGCTCAATGTTCCTCAGCTCCTCGTTGAGTATCTCCAGTTCCCGATCCATCACCTCTTGCTGCCTCTTGCCGCATTCTATGGTGCTGGTGGAATAGTAAAGGTCAAACTGGCTGCGGTTGTTCATCTTGCACTTCAGCTCCAGGAGCTCCTTGAACCTCTCGCAGTCTTCGTCCTGGGTGCCGACAAAGTCGGAATCGTTGTATTCGCCCGACACAAAACTCTCGTTGCATTGGAGCTCGCTGCTGCCCAAAGTGTCCTGACTATAGCCTAGCTCCCGCTGGCTCTCGAGCAAGGTGCTGTTCTGCTCCTCTCCCAGGATCTCCTGCTCCGAGCTCTCATCATTCCTCACACTGTCATCCGTACGGCCAAGCCCACTGTCCTTCTCGTGGTTATTGGAGGAGGTAGTCGCCGTGTCTGTTGTTCCACCATCTTCCTCGTGCTTTTTCTGCTTGCATAAAAAAAGTTACATTCAGTCACTAAGTCGATGAATACTTGAAGGCATTTGAACAACATGATTACAcactttcctctgactggttaacacgcaagaaaagcctttcactgcacctcagtgcatgtgacaataaactcaactcaactcaaagaTGGAAAAGCATCTGAAGACAGTTGACAACAGAATGGTTGTGAAAACATGAGAATGAGAGGCCAAAGAGAAGAAAGTGGGTTTAAAAGGCTATAACACCATGCGTGCCTCTTTCTTGACTTTATCAAATTAATTGACTAAACAGTGGAGagggattagtaagggtgtcaaagggtacagggagaagaatg is a window from the Leucoraja erinacea ecotype New England chromosome 19, Leri_hhj_1, whole genome shotgun sequence genome containing:
- the LOC129706212 gene encoding PDZ domain-containing RING finger protein 4-like isoform X5, with the protein product MGCNLCALQKREEHYKLLYEVSQVNGKDLSKATHEEAVEAFRNAKDPIVVQVLRRTPVTKIHGSSQEVPLVDAGTQTEITFEHIMALSKLRSSSPPVPDICPYLLSDSCHSLHPMGHDYYEASDYLPNLVQDADRADEMEFEEVELSRISIQEKLGLTVCYRTDDDEDDTGIYVSEVDPNSIAAKDGRIREGDRIVQINGKDVQDREEAVALLSSEESRNILLLVARPEIQLDEGWLDDDRNDYLDELHMDMLEEQHNQAMQFTATGLEQKKHEEDGGTTDTATTSSNNHEKDSGLGRTDDSVRNDESSEQEILGEEQNSTLLESQRELGYSQDTLGSSELQCNESFVSGEYNDSDFVGTQDEDCERFKELLELKCKMNNRSQFDLYYSTSTIECGKRQQEVMDRELEILNEELRNIELECQNIMQAHQLQKVREEYGDVWSIHGSSFRNYNTSVDTQRGKLADILEHPEKSDKDSTSAYNTAESCRSTPLTVDRSPDSSLQRMVCIINKKNLRSAVEQAPPSPREASPAVSSSSETPETAVPGEDPGNLTEGSKSGEQECGGGERIPYLSPYHSSPHRHVNIPAHARHYQSYMHLIQQKSAVEYANSQLSLVSACKDSQRAGGEGEMAGGSKLDWKVKVRSDGSRYITKRPARDRLLRERALRIREERRGLTTDDDAVSELKTGRYWSREERKQHAARAREQRRRRELMLRSRLECLREGPQGDGADGKREVSIIELSHRKMMRKRNKKIFDNWMTIQELMTHGAKSPDGTRVYNSFLSVTTV
- the LOC129706212 gene encoding PDZ domain-containing RING finger protein 4-like isoform X4: MGCNLCALQKREEHYKLLYEVSQVNGKDLSKATHEEAVEAFRNAKDPIVVQVLRRTPVTKIHGSSQEVPLVDAGTQTEITFEHIMALSKLRSSSPPVPDICPYLLSDSCHSLHPMGHDYYEASDYLPNLVQDADRADEMEFEEVELSRISIQEKLGLTVCYRTDDDEDDTGIYVSEVDPNSIAAKDGRIREGDRIVQINGKDVQDREEAVALLSSEESRNILLLVARPEIQLDEGWLDDDRNDYLDELHMDMLEEQHNQAMQFTATGLEQQKKHEEDGGTTDTATTSSNNHEKDSGLGRTDDSVRNDESSEQEILGEEQNSTLLESQRELGYSQDTLGSSELQCNESFVSGEYNDSDFVGTQDEDCERFKELLELKCKMNNRSQFDLYYSTSTIECGKRQQEVMDRELEILNEELRNIELECQNIMQAHQLQKVREEYGDVWSIHGSSFRNYNTSVDTQRGKLADILEHPEKSDKDSTSAYNTAESCRSTPLTVDRSPDSSLQRMVCIINKKNLRSAVEQAPPSPREASPAVSSSSETPETAVPGEDPGNLTEGSKSGEQECGGGERIPYLSPYHSSPHRHVNIPAHARHYQSYMHLIQQKSAVEYANSQLSLVSACKDSQRAGGEGEMAGGSKLDWKVKVRSDGSRYITKRPARDRLLRERALRIREERRGLTTDDDAVSELKTGRYWSREERKQHAARAREQRRRRELMLRSRLECLREGPQGDGADGKREVSIIELSHRKMMRKRNKKIFDNWMTIQELMTHGAKSPDGTRVYNSFLSVTTV